Proteins encoded by one window of Culicoides brevitarsis isolate CSIRO-B50_1 chromosome 2, AGI_CSIRO_Cbre_v1, whole genome shotgun sequence:
- the LOC134831232 gene encoding homeotic protein caudal produces MVSYYNHPLTMYQKGSNLSYSPSTPWYPNYHPSNSQFLPNGESSPQQVYYSHVFHQPSPDWITHENYSPSSQNNYLQPSFNLMNHHHGILEHNNEAIQSIPSPPITVSGSEISSPCIPASSSSPQTPARPAATKSPYEWMKKSSYQPNPGKTRTKDKYRVVYSDLQRLELEKEFHYTRYITIRRKSELAQNLQLSERQVKIWFQNRRAKDRKQKKKMDVPSNNSLTNQTPAMSKLLDPHPKLDSMHLHLHHQISSGFPHNLHSHHN; encoded by the exons ATGGTTTCTTATTATAATCATCCTCTTACAATGTACCAGAAAGGctcaaatttatcatattcACCTTCAACCCCATGGTATCCAAACTACCATCCCTCCAACAGTCAATTTTTACCTAATGGAGAGTCATCTCCACAGCAAGTTTATTATTCACACGTTTTTCATCAACCCAGTCCAGATTGGATAacacatgaaaattattcgcCGTCCAgtcaaaacaattatttacaaCCGtcctttaatttaatgaatcacCACCATGGTATTTTGGAGCATAATAATGAAGCAATACAGAGTATCCCGTCTCCTCCAATAACTGTTTCAGGCAGCGAAATATCGAGTCCTTGCATTCCTGCTTCATCTTCTTCACCACAAACGCCAGCAAGACCAGCTGCAACGAAAAGTCCCTACGAATGgatgaaaaaatcatcataccAACCTAACCCAG gaAAAACACGGACAAAAGATAAATACCGCGTTGTGTATTCAGATTTACAACGATTGGAATTGGAAAAAGAATTTCACTATACACGTTACATCACGATAAGGCGAAAATCAGAACTGGCCCAGAATCTTCAACTGTCTGAAAGACAAGTTAAAATTTGGTTTCAAAACCGCAGAGCAAAGGACAGaaagcaaaagaagaaaatggaTGTACCGTCAAACAATTCTTTAACTAATCAAACACCTGCAATGTCAAAACTGTTAGATCCTCACCCAAAATTGGATTCAATGCATTTACATTTGCATCATCAAATAAGCTCTGGTTTTCCTCACAATTTGCATTCGCACCACAATTAG